TATACGATAAATATCTAAtgatattaattttttatgttcGAACCAGTTAGGAAACATCACTGTCGTAACTGCGGCCAAATTTTCTGCAACGAGTGCTCTAGTAAATCTACTGCCGTTGGCAACAGCCGGAAACTCGTCAGAGTTTGCGATTCCTGCTTCAAGGAGTTGACCATAAACTCCCCACGCTAATATTTGTCCCTATTCTATTCCCGTCtgcttttgttttaaaatgacAGTAATTATGGATGCTGTCATTCAATCGTAACGTTATCAATTGCTGcatttgaaaaattattaagaAGGCATGTTTGGTATCCTGATTTCAACatgaaaataaatgtttatttGATTTAGTCTGTTTATCTGTTGTATGGATGCACTTGACTGGCGGCTTTGATAGTCGTCTTTATAGTGCTTGTTGTTTTCCCTGGAGCCGGACCAGCCTGCGCGCGTCCAGGACCTTTGCAAAAGATTTAggcattaaataaaataacaatttaGATAAAGGGGGAGACAGAGATAAGGAGGAAGAAACTGTATATATTTTGTGAATGCATACCAGGCTGAGCTGGAGCAGCTATGGGAAGGGTTTTGAGGTTCTTTCCCAAACCCACTGCTGCAATTAGAGTGTGCGTATCAGCCGTTACACAGGTTTGAGCGGCCGCAGCTCTTACAGTAGCTTCGTTCTCCCAGTCCTCTCTGGAATGTGTGATTTGCTCCAGCACATGATTAACTACTTTGTTCAATGCATTGATTTGTTTCTGAGCTGTCTCTGGTGGAACCTTCAACATTACAAAATACTGATAAATTTGACTGATATCCCATCTGCAGGAACAGCATTTTACCTGTGAGGCTCGTTGCTCAAACTGATTTTGTCGCTGCTCCACATCCGGATCAGGTTTTGTTCTTAACATATCTGGTGTTATGTCATGTGAAAAAGCAACAACACGCCCTTCTGTTGCTTGCTTGAGTTCTgaaacaaaattcttttattAACCACCTCAACTATTATAAAAGGTAACTAGATTTCTACCTTCATCTGGATCAGGGCTCAAGACAAGAGGTAAAACAATCAGGTTCCTCAAAAGCGGGGTCTTATCATTTTTCATTACCTTCAGCAATGTATTCATCTGTTTTGATGAAACCATAAGTATGTGAATTAATTGATGCATTTTACTGGCGAAAAAAACCACCACATAGTTGTTTAAGTAAAGAAAATGACCTGGCCCGATATGACGGCGTAACTGTCCAAAAATGAAGGCCAACTAAGGGACGCATATTCGTTTTCTAATCTAAATAAAAGAGTTCGAATTGAAGTCTTCAAATCATTTATCCGTTGTAGAAGTGCTTCCAAGGCAGCGTCcaactgtttttcttctcgCTGCATATTCTAGATTTTCCAACAACTTTTTTAGACGCCTAAAAACATATACTTGGAATCTTTATCTTATAGTCTTATACACCAAACAAAGCGTCTGCTCAAACAAAGCGTCTGCTCAAACAAAGCGTCTGCTCAACCAAAGCCACCTGGTGTAAAAGAATTAAAACAAGCTAGAAAAGTCTGCTAGTAGATTCCAGTTTTTACGTTCTTGTGCTGGTATTTAATTCCATTGTACAAGAGATTTTCACTGTAAAATGCCGTTTATGAAAGGTCCGGCCCCGATCCGGAGAACGATAGAATATTTAGACAGAAACAAACTAGTTTTGAAGGACAGAGTAAAGATTTTCTCAATTAACTACAATACAAAAGGTGAAAACCACGAAGGTGCACGGCAATTCGTTTTCTGGCACCTGCCACAGCTGCAGTTTAAAAATCCTAATATTCAGATAACAACATTCAAGAACTTGACACCAAGTCCC
This sequence is a window from Daphnia magna isolate NIES linkage group LG7, ASM2063170v1.1, whole genome shotgun sequence. Protein-coding genes within it:
- the LOC116926069 gene encoding mediator of RNA polymerase II transcription subunit 8; this encodes MQREEKQLDAALEALLQRINDLKTSIRTLLFRLENEYASLSWPSFLDSYAVISGQMNTLLKVMKNDKTPLLRNLIVLPLVLSPDPDEELKQATEGRVVAFSHDITPDMLRTKPDPDVEQRQNQFEQRASQVPPETAQKQINALNKVVNHVLEQITHSREDWENEATVRAAAAQTCVTADTHTLIAAVGLGKNLKTLPIAAPAQPGPGRAQAGPAPGKTTSTIKTTIKAASQVHPYNR